From Parambassis ranga chromosome 9, fParRan2.1, whole genome shotgun sequence, the proteins below share one genomic window:
- the susd1 gene encoding sushi domain-containing protein 1 isoform X2: protein MIVVFLLCVFAGVPAEGQILLDVCATCHANATCEDKSDGSGKVCNCKYGFVGNGRTFCQDKDECQIGAIKICGQHTTCHNTYGSYYCTCLAGYSPSNNMAVFIPNDGTHCQDIDECRVTGLCGEGGQCRNLEGSFDCSCQVGYKVHNGAEPFHPPRDEATCKVVDCGPPASVEDTVLLSLTGTTYNSLATFACDEGFVWRRGENSSVCGADGLWKGPTMVCEEIMCGSPLLIESTEQVWNSKSNPGSTVLYVCKEGFSNKGGLNVSICNENGQWTRPTLSCQEILCGAPPRVPHTGQKWNGSSTPGSTITYYCNTGFYHSEGNNVSVCTDYGYWTKPDITCKDVDCGEPVHVPHSVMLWDHSSTVGSQVVYQCDPGYHNVGERSVSVCTATGKWDGAPMLCQEINCGKPVFKPHATMLWDGTSHVGSIVYYGCEEGYHFRSQRNYSVCKVNGLWEDIDLCCEEISCGPPLSVPYTNLLWDNTSTPGSAVLYECLEGFYQENGNNISTCSVSGEWGEVSVKCKAKCGPVPFLVNSEVVWHNRSVVIHRCMAGYHSWRGSNMSVCSSSGIWEKASLKCIEIKPPINQLFIFNENCLHWTAEKYEEDTEVYKVIYTGSRNFQRFFHHKRKLRLHSKADQLELCLNLLPVTNYSISITAASAHFTATITTNTSLPVPPAPVVYYREFDTPLPTLRLRRTPNTLDPISVYQVFVLPVEGIMVFNCSSPMSSHLSSNIKSPAECIAAQFDVQHIGTEMNFTVGDGFLYGGFYNAPLEGGRNYYIMLRAVSQWKTALKSSCVLWAKVRGTSYVLRVSALSAAASLGLVAMVISGVYTFTWCVKRT, encoded by the exons ACAAAGATGAGTGTCAAATAGGGGCCATTAAGATCTGCGGGCAGCACACCACATGCCACAACACCTATGGCAGCTACTACTGTACATGTTTGGCTGGCTACAGCCCTTCTAACAACATGGCTGTCTTCATCCCAAACGATGGAACCCACTGCCAGG ACATTGAtgagtgcagggtcacaggacTGTGCGGAGAAGGAGGTCAGTGCAGGAATCTTGAGGGCAGTTTTGACTGTAGCTGCCAAGTAGGATACAAAGTCCACAATGGTGCTGAGCCCTTTCACCCACCAAGAGATGAGGCGACCTGCAAAG TGGTTGACTGTGGCCCGCCTGCATCCGTGGAGGACACGGTGCTGCTGTCACTCACAGGAACCACATATAACAGTTTGGCCACGTTTGCCTGTGATGAAGGCTTTGtgtggagaagaggagagaacagctctgtgtgtggggCTGATGGGCTGTGGAAAGGACCGACCATGGTCTGTGAAG AGATCATGTGTGGAAGTCCTCTTTTAATTGAATCCACTGAGCAGGTGTGGAATAGTAAGTCAAATCCTGGCAGCACTGTGCTGTATGTCTGTAAAGAGGGCTTTTCTAACAAAGGAGGACTAAATGTATCCATCTGTAATGAAAACGGTCAATGGACACGTCCAACTCTGTCTTGCCAAg AGATATTATGTGGCGCTCCTCCTAGGGTGCCCCACACTGGGCAAAAGTGGAATGGCAGCTCCACCCCTGGAAGCACAATAACATACTATTGTAATACAGGCTTTTATCACAGTGAGGGAAACaatgtgtcagtgtgcacaGATTATGGTTACTGGACAAAGCCAGACATCACTTGCAAAG ATGTCGACTGTGGTGAGCCCGTACATGTTCCTCATTCAGTCATGCTGTGGGATCACAGCTCCACAGTGGGCTCTCAGGTTGTTTATCAGTGTGATCCTGGATATCACAATGTTGGAGAGAGGAGTGTGTCAGTTTGTACTGCCACTGGAAAATGGGATGGAGCCCCTATGCTCTGTCAAG AAATCAATTGTGGGAAGCCTGTTTTTAAACCGCATGCTACAATGCTATGGGATGGCACATCACATGTGGGTAGCATTGTGTATTATGGCTGTGAGGAAGGTTATCACTTCAGGAGCCAGAGAAACTACTCAGTATGTAAAGTGAATGGACTGTGGGAGGATATTGATCTGTGCTGTGAAG AAATAAGCTGTGGACCCCCACTGTCTGTCCCCTACACTAACCTTCTGTGGGACAACACCAGCACACCAGGCAGTGCTGTGCTATATGAGTGTTTGGAGGGATTTTACCAGGAAAATGGAAATAATATTTCAACATGTTCAGTATCAGGAGAGTGGGGGGAGGTATCAGTGAAGTGCAAAG CTAAGTGTGGCCCGGTGCCCTTCCTTGTCAACTCAGAGGTGGTGTGGCACAACAGAAGTGTTGTGATCCACCGCTGCATGGCGGGATATCACAGCTGGAGGGGcagcaacatgtctgtgtgcagcagctccgGGATTTGGGAAAAAGCTTCCCTGAAATGCATAG AAATCAAACCACCTATCAACCAGCTATTCATCTTTAATGAAAACTGTCTGCACTGGACAGCAGAGAAGTATGAGGAGGATACAGAGGTTTACAAG GTGATCTACACTGGCTCCAGAAACTTCCAGAGGTTCTTCCATCACAAGAGGAAGCTGCGTCTGCACTCCAAAGCTGACCAGCTGGAACTCTGTCTCAACCTGCTTCCAGTCACAAATTACAGCATCTCCATCACCGCAGCATCTGCACACTTTACAGCCACCATCACCACTAACACCAGTTTACCAG TACCTCCGGCACCAGTTGTGTACTACAGAGAGTTTGACACTCCATTACCAACTTTGCGGCTACGCAGGACGCCGAATACACTGGACCCAATAAG TGTGTACCAAGTGTTTGTGCTTCCTGTGGAGGGGATCATGGTATTTAACTGTTCCTCACCTATGAGTTCACACCTCTCAAGCAACATAAAGTCACCAGCAGAGTGCATAGCTGCCCAGTTTGATGTCCAACACATAGGGACAGAGATGAATTTCACCGTAGGTGATGGATTCCTCTATGGAGGCTTTTATAATGCACCGCTGGAAGGTGGCAGGAACTATTACATCATGTTACGAGCTGTCAGTCAATGGAAAACG GCCTTAAAAAGTTCTTGTGTCCTGTGGGCTAAAGTAAGAG GTACATCATATGTTCTGAGAGTTTCAGCgctgtctgcagctgcatcactaggactggttgccatggtgatttCTGGGGTATACACTTTCACCTG GTGTGTCAAGAGGACATGA
- the zbtb26 gene encoding zinc finger and BTB domain-containing protein 26 isoform X1 codes for MLCSGCVLHPEQLLHIQTNTGQRYTDNKPPETKANNKAHRCGTAAVLWFTMAPNQVILQFHFAKFGDSMLQKMNLLRHQRRFCDVIVRINQLEVPGHKVVFAAGSSFLRDQFILQQESREVQISMIQEAEVGRQLLLSCYTGQLEFPELELVHYLTVASFLQMGHIVEQCTQALSKFIKPRAPRQLEVDVSGRRDKKEEDSSPQAQREQEHSQARTIQQKEEEQHVVEHFESDNNLDNGDDDDEEEDDDDDDVIIEPKSPVQMLNRHPRQSMVESDITIVKVESVSDVAENSITGHFTASPPTALHSPEPQHSLINSTVDSRGSEMTVPVGMAGCPLSPPPPSPPAEKHSGHQRNYDKPLQWYHQCPKCARVFRQLENYANHLKMHKLFMCLLCGKTFTQKGNLHRHMRVHAGIKPFQCKICGKTFTQKCSLLDHLNLHSGDKPHRCNYCEMVFAHKPVLRKHLKQIHGKNSFDNANEGSLHDGGVDFDFGRLCNL; via the exons ATGCTATGCTCTGGATGTGTTTTGCATCCGGAGCAGCTCCTTCACATCCAGACAAACACAGGCCAGCGTTACACTGACAACAAACCACCTGAAACTAAAGCGAACAACAAAGCACACAG GTGTGGTactgctgctgtcctctggTTCACTATGGCTCCCAACCAAGTGATCCTACAGTTCCATTTCGCCAAGTTTGGGGACTCCATGCTGCAGAAGATGAACCTCCTGCGACATCAGAGGCGCTTCTGTGATGTTATTGTGCGCATTAATCAGCTGGAGGTTCCAGGCCATAAGGTGGTGTTTGCTGCCGGCTCCTCTTTCTTGAGGGACCAGTTCATCCTCCAGCAGGAGTCCAGAGAGGTCCAGATCTCCATGATCCAGGAGGCAGAGGTGGGccggcagctgctgctgtcctgctACACAGGCCAGCTGGAGTTTCCTGAGCTAGAGCTAGTGCATTACCTAACAGTGGCCAGCTTCCTTCAAATGGGCCACATTGTGGAGCAATGCACTCAAGCCCTCAGCAAGTTCATCAAACCTCGCGCTCCACGCCAGCTGGAGGtggatgtgagtgggagaagaGATAAGAAGGAGGAGGATTCATCCCCACAGGCACAGAGAGAGCAAGAGCACTCCCAGGCGCGGACCATccaacagaaggaggaggagcagcatgtGGTGGAGCATTTCGAGAGTGACAATAATCTTGACAAcggtgacgatgatgatgaggaggaggatgatgatgacgatgatgtgATTATAGAGCCTAAGAGCCCCGTCCAGATGTTGAACAGACATCCAAGGCAGAGTATGGTAGAGAGTGACATCACCATAGTAAAGGTGGAGTCTGTGTCTGATGTAGCAGAAAACTCCATTACTGGTCACTTCACTGCCAGCCCTCCCACTGCTCTCCACTCCCCTGAGCCCCAGCACTCACTCATTAATTCCACAGTGGACAGCCGTGGCAGTGAGATGACGGTTCCGGTGGGAATGGCTGGATGCCCGCTCAGCCCCCCACCTCCATCCCctcctgcagagaaacacagcggACACCAGAGGAACTATGACAAACCCCTCCAGTGGTACCACCAGTGTCCCAAGTGTGCTCGGGTCTTCCGCCAGCTGGAGAATTACGCCAACCACCTTAAGATGCACAAGTTGTTCATGTGCCTCCTGTGCGGGAAGACATTCACACAGAAAGGCAATCTGCACCGACACATGCGCGTGCACGCCGGCATCAAGCCCTTTCAGTGTAAAATTTGCGGAAAGACCTTTACCCAAAAATGTTCCTTGCTGGATCACTTAAACCTGCACAGTGGGGACAAGCCACACCGCTGTAACTACTGTGAAATGGTGTTCGCTCACAAGCCCGTTCTCCGCAAGCACCTCAAACAGATCCATGGGAAGAATAGCTTTGACAATGCCAATGAAGGCAGCCTGCATGACGGGGGTGTCGACTTTGATTTCGGACGATTATGTAATCTGTGA
- the zbtb26 gene encoding zinc finger and BTB domain-containing protein 26 isoform X2 produces MAPNQVILQFHFAKFGDSMLQKMNLLRHQRRFCDVIVRINQLEVPGHKVVFAAGSSFLRDQFILQQESREVQISMIQEAEVGRQLLLSCYTGQLEFPELELVHYLTVASFLQMGHIVEQCTQALSKFIKPRAPRQLEVDVSGRRDKKEEDSSPQAQREQEHSQARTIQQKEEEQHVVEHFESDNNLDNGDDDDEEEDDDDDDVIIEPKSPVQMLNRHPRQSMVESDITIVKVESVSDVAENSITGHFTASPPTALHSPEPQHSLINSTVDSRGSEMTVPVGMAGCPLSPPPPSPPAEKHSGHQRNYDKPLQWYHQCPKCARVFRQLENYANHLKMHKLFMCLLCGKTFTQKGNLHRHMRVHAGIKPFQCKICGKTFTQKCSLLDHLNLHSGDKPHRCNYCEMVFAHKPVLRKHLKQIHGKNSFDNANEGSLHDGGVDFDFGRLCNL; encoded by the coding sequence ATGGCTCCCAACCAAGTGATCCTACAGTTCCATTTCGCCAAGTTTGGGGACTCCATGCTGCAGAAGATGAACCTCCTGCGACATCAGAGGCGCTTCTGTGATGTTATTGTGCGCATTAATCAGCTGGAGGTTCCAGGCCATAAGGTGGTGTTTGCTGCCGGCTCCTCTTTCTTGAGGGACCAGTTCATCCTCCAGCAGGAGTCCAGAGAGGTCCAGATCTCCATGATCCAGGAGGCAGAGGTGGGccggcagctgctgctgtcctgctACACAGGCCAGCTGGAGTTTCCTGAGCTAGAGCTAGTGCATTACCTAACAGTGGCCAGCTTCCTTCAAATGGGCCACATTGTGGAGCAATGCACTCAAGCCCTCAGCAAGTTCATCAAACCTCGCGCTCCACGCCAGCTGGAGGtggatgtgagtgggagaagaGATAAGAAGGAGGAGGATTCATCCCCACAGGCACAGAGAGAGCAAGAGCACTCCCAGGCGCGGACCATccaacagaaggaggaggagcagcatgtGGTGGAGCATTTCGAGAGTGACAATAATCTTGACAAcggtgacgatgatgatgaggaggaggatgatgatgacgatgatgtgATTATAGAGCCTAAGAGCCCCGTCCAGATGTTGAACAGACATCCAAGGCAGAGTATGGTAGAGAGTGACATCACCATAGTAAAGGTGGAGTCTGTGTCTGATGTAGCAGAAAACTCCATTACTGGTCACTTCACTGCCAGCCCTCCCACTGCTCTCCACTCCCCTGAGCCCCAGCACTCACTCATTAATTCCACAGTGGACAGCCGTGGCAGTGAGATGACGGTTCCGGTGGGAATGGCTGGATGCCCGCTCAGCCCCCCACCTCCATCCCctcctgcagagaaacacagcggACACCAGAGGAACTATGACAAACCCCTCCAGTGGTACCACCAGTGTCCCAAGTGTGCTCGGGTCTTCCGCCAGCTGGAGAATTACGCCAACCACCTTAAGATGCACAAGTTGTTCATGTGCCTCCTGTGCGGGAAGACATTCACACAGAAAGGCAATCTGCACCGACACATGCGCGTGCACGCCGGCATCAAGCCCTTTCAGTGTAAAATTTGCGGAAAGACCTTTACCCAAAAATGTTCCTTGCTGGATCACTTAAACCTGCACAGTGGGGACAAGCCACACCGCTGTAACTACTGTGAAATGGTGTTCGCTCACAAGCCCGTTCTCCGCAAGCACCTCAAACAGATCCATGGGAAGAATAGCTTTGACAATGCCAATGAAGGCAGCCTGCATGACGGGGGTGTCGACTTTGATTTCGGACGATTATGTAATCTGTGA
- the LOC114441466 gene encoding P2X purinoceptor 4-like, giving the protein MSKNAGSCQSCLHSWFDYETPKTLVIPSLGIGCVFRFAQLLVVLYVVGYVCVLQKGYQETDSIISTVTTKVKGYAFTNTSDMDPRFWDVADYVMPPQGDNSFFVLTNMVVTPGQIQSRCPELPNLSKLCVDDCDCMEGYSDPRGSGIQTGLCENYSTTAKTCEVLSWCPLEIDTRLPKHALLAAAENFTVLIKNSITYPKFNVHRRNILPHINSSYLKRCEFNRVTDPDCPIFRLKDIISEAGEDFQDMAVKGGVLGILIDWSCDLDWWAGKCYPKYSFRRLDNKHPVNNVAPGYNFRFAKYYKTPDGEETRTLIKAFGIRFDVIVFGTAGKFGIVPTIVNLGAAFSFLGLVPAVIDWLMLTCSSRRHLYSRQKVTYLIEDGEAESTPMGTSYGTQ; this is encoded by the exons ATGAGCAAGAACGCAGGCTCCTGCCAGAGCTGTCTGCACTCCTGGTTTGATTATGAAACACCCAAAACTCTGGTTATCCCAAGCTTAGGTATAGGATGCGTCTTCAGATTTGCCCAGCTCCTGGTGGTGCTGTATGTGGTGGG gtatgtgtgtgtgttgcaaaaAGGCTACCAGGAGACAGACTCTATCATCAGCACCGTCACCACCAAAGTGAAAGGCTATGCCTTCACCAACACGTCTGACATGGACCCTCGTTTTTGGGATGTGGCTGATTACGTTATGCCTCCTCAG GGCGATaattcattttttgtgttgACAAACATGGTTGTCACCCCTGGACAGATTCAGTCACGCTGCCCTGAG CTTCCAAATCTATCAAAACTATGCGTGGATGACTGTGACTGCATGGAGGGATACAGTGATCCTCGGGGGAGCG GTATACAAACAGGACTGTGTGAGAACTATTCTACAACCGCCAAGACCTGTGAAGTGCTCTCTTGGTGCCCGCTCGAAATCGACACACGGCTGCCTAA ACATGCactgctggctgcagcagagaacTTCACTGTGTTGATCAAAAACAGCATAACATACCCGAAGTTCAACGTTCACAG AAGAAACATACTGCCTCATATTAACTCCTCATACCTGAAGAGGTGCGAGTTCAATCGTGTAACAGACCCTGACTGCCCCATATTCCGCCTCAAAGACATTATTTCCGAGGCTGGAGAGGACTTTCAAGACATGGCTGTGAAG GGAGGCGTTCTTGGCATTCTTATTGACTGGAGCTGTGACCTGGACTGGTGGGCTGGGAAGTGTTACCCCAAGTATAGCTTCCGCAGGCTGGACAACAAACATCCTGTTAATAATGTGGCACCTGGTTACAATTTCAG GTTTGCAAAATACTACAAGACACCAGACGGAGAGGAAACCAGAACCCTAATCAAAGCATTTGGGATCCGGTTtgatgtcattgtttttggaacT GCGGGAAAATTTGGGATCGTACCCACCATAGTGAACTTGGGTGCAGCTTTTTCATTCCTCGGTTTG GTGCCCGCGGTTATTGACTGGCTCATGTTAACATGCTCGAGTAGAAGACATCTTTACAGCAGACAGAAAGTCACTTATCTGATTGAGGATGGTGAGGCTGAATCA ACACCAATGGGCACCTCCTATGGAACCCAATAG
- the gucd1 gene encoding protein GUCD1 translates to MTEDAVLLNVPVIRQLYHWDCGLACSRMVLQYLHPVSDDEFQRACWELKLTESVWTIDLAYLMCHLGIKHCFCTQTLGVDKGFKNQSFYKKHFDTEEDRVNELFLKAESKGVLVKKCSVTVQEIQSHLEQGHVAIVLVNAVVLTCELCSSPVKYCCFLHVGQKCFCRKPEYQGHFVVVCGFNRTTGTFFYNNPAYSDRVCCTSVSNFEEARRSYGTDEDILFIFKES, encoded by the exons ATGACAG AGGATGCCGTCTTGTTGAATGTACCTGTCATTCGGCAGTTGTACCACTGGGACTGCGGGTTAGCATGCTCAAGAATGGTCCTTCA GTACCTGCATCCAGTCAGTGATGATGAGTTTCAGAGAGCATGCTGGGAGCTGAAGCTGACGGAGAGCGTGTGGACTATTGACCTGGCCTACCTCATGTGCCATCTAGGAATCAAGCACTGCTTTTGCACACAGACTCTGGGTGTAGATAAGGGTTTTAAAAACCAG TCCTTCTATAAGAAGCATTTTGATACAGAAGAAGACAGAGTGAACGAGCTCTTCCTCAAAGCAGAGAGCAAAGGTGTGCTGGTGAAGAAATG TTCTGTCACAGTTCAGGAAATCCAGTCTCATCTGGAACAGGGCCACGTTGCCATAGTGCTGGTCAACGCCGTGGTCCTGACGTGCGAACTGTGCTCCTCTCCTGTCAAATACTGCTGCTTTCTGCATGTAGGCCAGAAGTGTTTCTGCAGGAAGCCAGAGTACCAGGGTCACTTTGTGGTTGTCTGCGGCTTCAACAGAACCACTGGCACTTTCTTTTATAACAACCCTGCATATTCTGACA ggGTTTGCTGCACCAGTGTCAGCAACTTTGAGGAGGCCCGGCGGAGCTACGGGACAGATGAGGATATCCTGTTCATCTTTAAGGAGAGTTGA
- the upb1 gene encoding beta-ureidopropionase, with protein sequence MSACEFESLEKSLESHLPEAELKEVKRILYGKETKTLELPVCAVEAASERDFELRGYSFDATQEQIRPPRKIRVGLIQHHIVLPTDAPIQDQINAMHGRVDEMVEVAAMCGVNIICFQETWTMPFAFCTREKEPWTEFAESAEEGNTTRFCQELAKKYNMVVVSPILEREELHSTLWNTAVVISNSGNVLGKSRKNHIPRVGDFNESTYYMEGDTGHTVFQTQFGKIAVNICYGRHHPLNWFMYSMNGAEIIFNPSATVGALSEPMWPIEARNAAIANHCFTCAINRIGTEHFKSEFTSGDGKKAHHDFGHFYGSSYVAAPDGSRTPGLSRTRDGLLVVEMDLNLNRQISDKWGFKMTGRYAEYAEELTGAVRHDFKPKIVKE encoded by the exons ATGTCCGCATGTGAGTTTGAATCCTTGGAGAAATCTCTGGAGTCCCACTTGCCAGAGGCAGAGCTGAAAGAGGTGAAACGCATTTTATACGGGAAGGAAACAAA GACGTTGGAGCTGCCAGTCTGTGCGGTGGAAGCTGCCTCCGAGCGTGACTTTGAGCTGAGGGGATATTCCTTTGATGCTACACAGGAGCAAATCAGGCCCCCCAGAAAGATCCGGGTGGGGCTCATTCAGCACCATATCGTCCTGCCTACTGATGCTCCTATTCAGGATCag ATTAATGCCATGCACGGCCGGGTGGATGAGATGGTGGAGGTGGCAGCCATGTGTGGTGTAAACATCATCTGCTTTCAGGAGACCTGGA CCATGCCTTTTGCTTTCTGCACACGCGAGAAGGAGCCATGGACGGAGTTCGCAGAGTCTGCTGAAGAAGGAAACACCACACGTTTCTGCCAGGAG CTGGCCAAAAAATACAACATGGTAGTTGTGTCACCTAttttggagagagaggagctgcacaGCACCCTGTGGAACACAGCCGTGGTGATCTCCAACTCTGGGAATGTGCTCGGAAAGAGCAGGAAGAACCACATTCCTAGGGTCGGGGACTTCAATGAG TCTACATATTATATGGAGGGCGACACTGGACACACGGTGTTCCAAACGCAGTTCGGGAAAATTGCGGTGAACATCTGCTATGGACGGCATCATCCTCTCAATTGGTTCATGTACAGTATGAATGGAGCAGAGATTATATTCAATCCCTCGGCTACTGTTGGAGCGCTCAG TGAGCCCATGTGGCCTATAGAGGCCAGGAATGCGGCAATTGCAAACCATTGCTTTACTTGTGCCATCAATCGCATTGGGACG GAACATTTCAAAAGTGAATTCACATCTGGTGATGGGAAAAAAG CTCACCATGACTTTGGACATTTCTATGGGTCAAGTTATGTGGCTGCACCTGACGGCAGCCGCACTCCAGGGCTGTCTAGGACCCGTGACGGACTCCTGGTGGTAGAAATGGATCTCAATCTGAACAGACAAATCAGTGACAAATGGGGCTTTAAG ATGACTGGGCGGTATGCTGAGTATGCAGAGGAACTCACCGGGGCTGTTAGACATGACTTCAAACCCAAAATAGTGAAGGAGTAA